A single Cydia splendana unplaced genomic scaffold, ilCydSple1.2 scaffold_42_ctg1, whole genome shotgun sequence DNA region contains:
- the LOC134805564 gene encoding activity-regulated cytoskeleton associated protein 2-like, with protein MEYQAEYIIIPCINLTQEQFQQLLANIGSSRKGSMTSCKATYNGRKDRETVEAFLTAVQVFKKLENITDSDALAGLPLILRDEAAVWWQGSKSIVITWAKFEEALRNTFAPKKPVYEIYLEACGTKQGPGVSTDDFVTKKRMLFSELPSDEVLNQKQQLNITYGLLNLKIREKVPIEEVKDFDDLLKQARSAEALLKEKALGEGKKESSDKTAETFKSDNSAPSRAKKASRCNFCKKLGHVIEECRKRKKTTQLTLGAKFKGYKRFI; from the coding sequence atggagtaccaggcggagtatattattataccatgtatcAACCTAACTCAGGAGCAGTTCCAGCAACTATTGGCCAACATAGGAAGTAGTCGGAAAGGCAGTATGACGTCATGCAAAGCTACTTATAACGGTCGAAAGGATAGGGAGACAGTGGAAGCCTTTCTTACGGCGGTGCAAGTTTTCAAGAAGCTTGAAAATATAACCGATAGTGACGCACTAGCTGGTCTACCTTTAATCCTGCGAGACGAGGCTGCAGTATGGTGGCAAGGTTCCAAGAGCATCGTTATCACTTGGGCAAAATTTGAAGAAGCACTAAGAAACACGTTCGCTCCCAAGAAACCCGTATATGAAATTTATTTGGAAGCTTGCGGAACCAAGCAAGGGCCAGGAGTCTCTACGGACGATTTCGTCACAAAGAAGAGAATGCTGTTCTCCGAACTTCCCAGCGATGAAGTCCTTAATCAGAAGCAGCAGCTTAACATAACTTATGGGCTGTTAAACCTTAAAATTAGGGAGAAAGTCCCTATAGAAGAAGTTAAGGACTTTGATGACCTTCTAAAACAGGCACGCAGCGCTGAAGCTTTACTGAAAGAGAAAGCACTGGGGGAAGGGAAGAAAGAAAGCAGCGACAAAACTGCAGAGACCTTCAAATCAGACAATTCGGCCCCGTCGCGGGCGAAGAAAGCATCTCGATGTAATTTCTGCAAGAAGCTAGGTCATGTCATAGAAGAGTGTAGAAAACGCAAAAAGACAacccaactaacattaggcgctaaatttaagggttacaagagatttatataa